A window of Proteiniborus sp. DW1 contains these coding sequences:
- the atpE gene encoding ATP synthase F0 subunit C, which yields MIQGISNEAFILGCSAIGAGLALIAGIGPGVGQGYAAGKACEAVGRQPEAKGDIIQTMLLGQAVAETTGIYGLVIGIILLFVRPLMGAL from the coding sequence ATGATACAAGGAATTTCAAACGAAGCTTTTATATTAGGATGTTCAGCAATAGGAGCAGGCTTAGCACTTATAGCAGGTATAGGTCCTGGAGTTGGACAGGGATATGCTGCTGGTAAAGCTTGTGAGGCTGTTGGTAGACAACCAGAAGCTAAAGGAGACATTATCCAAACTATGCTTCTTGGTCAGGCAGTTGCAGAGACAACTGGTATCTACGGATTAGTTATCGGTATTATCCTACTATTCGTAAGACCACTAATGGGAGCACTATAG
- the atpF gene encoding F0F1 ATP synthase subunit B codes for MDIQINVLPDLVNFSLQIAATIVLFLVMRHFLFKSVSEFLAARKERIAKDIEEAKLQREEAENLRKEYEARIDEAKNEARGIVESAKKRGEELKDQILVEAKTEASNVLAKARNDIEREKEKTMAELKSEVVQIAMMAAEKVVEKSLDEKAHKDMIKKFVDEVGEAQWQN; via the coding sequence ATGGATATTCAAATAAATGTATTACCAGATCTGGTCAATTTTTCGCTACAGATAGCAGCGACAATAGTACTATTTTTGGTAATGAGACATTTTTTATTTAAATCAGTTTCAGAATTCTTAGCTGCTAGAAAAGAAAGAATAGCGAAAGACATAGAAGAAGCTAAACTTCAAAGAGAAGAAGCTGAAAATCTAAGAAAAGAATATGAGGCTAGAATAGATGAAGCTAAAAATGAAGCGAGAGGCATAGTAGAATCTGCTAAGAAGAGAGGCGAAGAGCTTAAGGATCAAATCTTAGTGGAAGCAAAAACAGAGGCTAGTAATGTACTAGCTAAAGCAAGAAATGACATAGAAAGAGAAAAAGAAAAAACCATGGCTGAACTAAAGTCAGAGGTTGTTCAAATAGCTATGATGGCAGCAGAAAAAGTAGTTGAGAAAAGCTTAGATGAAAAGGCTCATAAAGATATGATTAAAAAGTTTGTTGATGAGGTAGGGGAAGCACAATGGCAGAATTAG
- a CDS encoding F0F1 ATP synthase subunit delta: MAELVGKRYAEALFEVALELNKLEVFKEEIKAISQVLNSEPKLKTIFEHPKLSKDEKKDIINSIFKDRVSQEIINLCYIVIDKGREAYLTQISEEYTKLSNESQGIVEAKAITAIPMDEEEMKKLENQLSKKLDKKVLLSNEIDSTIVGGVLVKIGDKIIDASIKGRFEKLYKDLNTQRVRIG; the protein is encoded by the coding sequence ATGGCAGAATTAGTAGGAAAAAGGTATGCCGAAGCCCTATTTGAAGTTGCTCTTGAACTTAATAAACTTGAAGTATTTAAAGAAGAAATAAAAGCCATATCACAGGTGCTAAATAGCGAGCCTAAGCTAAAAACCATATTTGAGCACCCTAAGCTTTCAAAGGATGAAAAGAAAGACATTATAAACTCTATTTTTAAGGATAGAGTATCACAAGAGATTATAAATCTATGCTATATAGTTATAGATAAAGGTCGAGAGGCCTATTTAACTCAGATTAGTGAAGAGTACACAAAACTATCTAATGAGAGTCAAGGAATAGTAGAGGCCAAGGCTATTACTGCAATTCCTATGGATGAAGAAGAAATGAAGAAGCTGGAAAATCAACTATCTAAGAAATTAGACAAAAAGGTTCTTCTTTCAAATGAAATAGATAGCACCATAGTAGGTGGAGTTCTTGTAAAGATAGGAGATAAAATTATAGACGCAAGTATTAAGGGCAGATTTGAAAAGCTTTACAAGGACTTAAATACGCAAAGAGTAAGAATAGGATAG